From Novosphingobium decolorationis, one genomic window encodes:
- a CDS encoding S41 family peptidase yields MIRVPAAALLAATCLSAPLSAQAQAAQSKAPRPWEAAGPVQSIARSDGSTDPAVRGIWRSRGYGWLLEIDEAGVIRHQEGTTCYRPPLERGAQSEMDSARYRYFRALPGGQAAIFQLLEGDTNVVFDRLPALPEACSAPTDRTPGAVAAAFLDHFERHYAFFDRRPPGFAARRAALRAKMHPGMDEAQLWDALAAFMEGLSDSHTKLLGEVDGERRRVQDGQGQTLPRIRAREGGEPAWLGALIAQTTAKLGKSARTVGGGRIVWGVIDGRVGYLQVFVMGGFTERSDFATPQWAEAEMAAFQDALDQAMADFAGLDGVIVDLSNNRGGWDQIAKALPARFLDTAQTGFTTRARGSGLAPFPHAITPATGARFAGPVYVITSDVTVSGGELATLAFRQNPRVTQVGTRTRGAFSTPLAKPLPNGWLLELANETFAAPDGTVYEETGLAPEIELEIYPEEAPVAGHWNAVETVAAMVAHVRERTAQLR; encoded by the coding sequence ATGATCCGAGTTCCTGCCGCGGCGCTCCTCGCCGCCACCTGCCTCAGCGCGCCCCTGTCCGCCCAAGCCCAAGCCGCGCAATCCAAGGCGCCGCGCCCGTGGGAGGCGGCAGGTCCTGTGCAGAGCATCGCACGCAGCGATGGCTCCACCGATCCGGCCGTGCGCGGCATCTGGCGTTCGCGCGGCTATGGCTGGCTGCTCGAGATCGACGAGGCTGGCGTCATCCGGCACCAGGAGGGAACGACCTGCTATCGCCCGCCCTTGGAGCGGGGCGCGCAAAGCGAGATGGACAGCGCGCGCTACCGCTATTTCCGCGCGCTTCCCGGCGGTCAGGCGGCGATCTTCCAGTTGCTGGAGGGGGACACCAACGTCGTCTTCGACCGCCTCCCCGCCTTGCCCGAAGCCTGCAGCGCGCCGACCGATCGCACACCCGGCGCCGTAGCCGCGGCCTTTCTCGACCATTTCGAACGCCACTACGCCTTCTTCGACAGGCGCCCTCCCGGGTTTGCGGCGCGCCGCGCGGCGCTGCGCGCAAAGATGCATCCTGGCATGGACGAGGCCCAGTTGTGGGACGCACTTGCCGCCTTCATGGAAGGGCTCTCCGACAGCCACACCAAGCTCTTGGGTGAAGTCGACGGAGAACGCCGCCGCGTGCAGGACGGTCAGGGGCAGACCCTCCCGCGCATCCGTGCCCGCGAGGGTGGCGAACCCGCCTGGCTCGGCGCGCTCATCGCGCAGACCACCGCGAAGCTGGGTAAGAGCGCGCGCACGGTCGGAGGCGGGCGCATCGTGTGGGGCGTGATCGACGGGCGCGTGGGCTATCTGCAGGTCTTTGTCATGGGTGGGTTCACCGAGCGCAGCGACTTTGCCACGCCCCAATGGGCCGAGGCGGAAATGGCGGCATTCCAGGATGCACTCGACCAGGCCATGGCCGACTTTGCCGGGCTCGACGGCGTGATCGTCGATCTTTCCAACAACCGGGGCGGATGGGACCAGATCGCCAAGGCTCTGCCCGCCCGCTTCCTCGACACCGCGCAGACGGGCTTTACCACCCGCGCCCGCGGATCAGGGCTTGCCCCGTTCCCTCATGCCATCACGCCCGCCACGGGTGCGCGTTTCGCAGGGCCGGTCTACGTGATTACGAGCGATGTGACGGTCAGCGGCGGCGAACTCGCCACGCTCGCCTTTCGCCAGAACCCGCGCGTAACGCAGGTCGGCACCCGCACGCGCGGCGCCTTCTCCACGCCTCTTGCCAAGCCGCTTCCCAACGGCTGGCTGCTTGAACTCGCGAACGAGACCTTCGCCGCGCCCGATGGCACGGTCTACGAGGAGACCGGCCTTGCGCCGGAGATCGAACTGGAGATCTACCCCGAAGAGGCCCCCGTCGCCGGCCACTGGAACGCGGTCGAGACGGTCGCCGCGATGGTGGCGCACGTCCGAGAGCGCACCGCTCAGCTCCGGTAG
- a CDS encoding MarR family winged helix-turn-helix transcriptional regulator — protein sequence MADTDQESLEDGADSGALEAMETSSPHAEILHRLLKLSNRLMTPFSVNLEHQYKISINEFRMLMLIGRYPHSASHELAERTGVNSMSVSRAVSALEKHGRVNVERDETNRRRKRLTLTEEGERLYTIMRPQTERVADYLLSDLKPHEVAMFDHILSTLITTLEATDAQGQSLFLERTRPTDEA from the coding sequence ATGGCTGACACCGATCAGGAATCCTTGGAAGATGGAGCTGACAGCGGCGCGCTGGAGGCGATGGAAACATCGAGCCCGCACGCGGAGATTCTGCACCGCCTGCTCAAGCTGTCGAACCGGTTGATGACACCGTTCTCAGTCAACCTGGAGCACCAGTACAAGATCAGCATCAACGAGTTCCGCATGCTCATGCTGATCGGGCGCTACCCGCATTCGGCCAGCCACGAACTGGCCGAACGTACCGGCGTCAACTCGATGAGCGTCTCGCGCGCGGTCTCTGCCCTGGAGAAACATGGCCGCGTCAACGTTGAGCGCGATGAGACGAATCGCCGCCGCAAGCGGCTGACACTGACCGAGGAAGGCGAACGCCTCTACACGATCATGCGCCCACAGACCGAGCGCGTGGCCGACTATCTCCTCTCCGATCTGAAGCCCCACGAAGTGGCGATGTTCGACCACATCCTGAGCACGCTGATCACGACCTTGGAAGCCACCGACGCGCAAGGGCAATCGCTCTTCCTCGAGCGCACCCGCCCCACCGACGAGGCCTGA
- a CDS encoding FAD-binding oxidoreductase — MNVNRHEVAAFLKTVAQVTGSDRVHAGEEDRQAYSDQMGFDLARHEPSGAVAPRSVEELREVVLAANVHKVPLWPISRGKNFGYGGAAPVQAGAVVVDLSGLRRIHEIDEKRGVCVVEPGVGFYDLYDELTRRGHPLWLSVPGNAWGSVAGNALERGKGPQPYGDHGAQICGLEVMLPDGSLVRTGTGAMEGSATWHLSRDTYGPAWDQMFCQSNFGIVTRLGLWLMPAPEATLSVDYALPDASDLARGVDALYPLRQRGLIDHDPAWVSYVGIASFVGPRAQWYEGEGLLPEDVGASIRSQLGIGWWNSQLNFYGPEKVIRAKFEVVAEALAAQLGQRPEPRLWRQGDDFGASHAGIPSTRDMAMIDWYGGRGGHLGFSPILPADGARAQAQFESTRARFEAAGIDYYGAFSVGARAIININEILYDRDNAQMARAVPQLMDTLIADAAKEGYGEYRTHIDAMDTVAATQNYGVDASGVGAMGRLNGVLKDALDPHGILAPGKQGIWPARYRS; from the coding sequence GTGAATGTAAATAGGCACGAGGTTGCCGCGTTCCTGAAAACGGTTGCGCAGGTTACCGGTTCCGACCGCGTCCATGCGGGCGAGGAGGACCGGCAGGCCTACAGCGATCAGATGGGCTTCGATCTTGCCCGCCATGAACCTTCGGGCGCGGTGGCCCCGCGCTCGGTCGAGGAACTGCGCGAAGTCGTGCTGGCCGCCAACGTGCACAAGGTCCCGCTCTGGCCGATCTCGCGCGGCAAGAACTTCGGCTATGGCGGCGCTGCACCGGTCCAGGCAGGCGCCGTGGTGGTCGACCTTTCCGGGCTCCGGCGCATTCACGAGATCGACGAGAAGCGGGGCGTCTGCGTGGTCGAGCCGGGGGTGGGGTTCTACGATCTCTACGACGAACTCACCAGGCGCGGACATCCGCTCTGGCTCTCGGTGCCGGGCAATGCCTGGGGGAGCGTGGCGGGCAATGCGCTCGAACGTGGCAAGGGGCCGCAGCCCTACGGCGATCATGGCGCGCAGATCTGCGGTCTGGAGGTGATGCTCCCAGACGGATCGCTGGTGCGCACGGGCACCGGGGCCATGGAGGGCTCGGCGACCTGGCACCTGTCGCGCGACACCTACGGCCCGGCCTGGGACCAGATGTTCTGCCAGTCGAACTTCGGGATCGTGACGCGCCTTGGCCTGTGGCTCATGCCCGCGCCCGAGGCGACACTGTCCGTGGACTATGCGCTGCCCGACGCCAGCGATCTCGCACGCGGGGTCGATGCGCTCTACCCGCTTCGCCAGCGCGGGCTGATCGATCACGACCCGGCCTGGGTCAGCTATGTCGGCATTGCCTCGTTCGTGGGGCCCCGCGCGCAATGGTACGAGGGCGAGGGCCTTCTGCCCGAGGACGTGGGGGCAAGCATCCGCAGCCAGCTGGGCATCGGCTGGTGGAATTCGCAGCTCAACTTCTATGGGCCCGAAAAGGTGATCCGGGCCAAGTTCGAGGTCGTCGCCGAGGCGCTCGCGGCGCAGTTGGGCCAGCGTCCCGAGCCCCGGCTGTGGCGCCAGGGCGACGACTTTGGCGCGAGCCATGCGGGCATTCCCTCGACCCGCGACATGGCCATGATCGACTGGTACGGCGGGCGCGGGGGGCACCTTGGTTTCTCCCCGATCCTGCCTGCCGATGGCGCGCGCGCGCAGGCGCAGTTCGAAAGCACGCGGGCCCGCTTCGAAGCGGCGGGCATCGACTATTACGGGGCCTTCTCGGTAGGCGCGCGGGCGATCATCAATATCAACGAGATCCTCTACGACCGCGACAACGCCCAGATGGCGCGCGCGGTGCCCCAGCTGATGGACACGCTGATCGCGGACGCGGCGAAAGAAGGCTATGGCGAGTACCGCACCCATATCGATGCCATGGATACGGTGGCGGCAACCCAGAACTACGGCGTGGACGCCTCCGGGGTGGGCGCGATGGGGCGGCTCAACGGCGTGCTCAAGGATGCGCTTGATCCCCATGGCATCCTGGCGCCGGGCAAGCAGGGGATCTGGCCTGCGCGCTACCGGAGCTGA
- a CDS encoding nuclear transport factor 2 family protein, which yields MTREDYDRYAAAFNARDYDAVYDFYAPGAHLTFFGVDLATREAFRDFYGFLHDHVEETLTIERFAASAELVALEGVIRIEARKDLTAEALAAQGLDQFFPIRKGEVQELRQYIHYHVTNGLFTGVSCALMD from the coding sequence ATGACCCGCGAGGACTACGACCGCTACGCCGCGGCCTTCAACGCGCGCGACTACGATGCCGTCTACGACTTCTACGCGCCCGGCGCGCACCTCACCTTCTTCGGCGTCGACCTCGCCACGCGTGAGGCGTTCCGCGATTTCTACGGCTTCCTGCACGACCACGTGGAGGAAACGCTGACCATCGAACGCTTCGCCGCCAGCGCCGAACTCGTTGCCCTCGAAGGGGTAATCCGCATCGAAGCGCGCAAGGACCTGACCGCAGAAGCGCTCGCCGCGCAGGGGCTCGACCAGTTCTTCCCGATCCGCAAGGGCGAGGTGCAGGAACTTCGCCAGTACATCCATTACCACGTGACGAATGGCCTGTTCACGGGCGTCTCGTGCGCGCTGATGGATTGA
- a CDS encoding nuclear transport factor 2 family protein produces MHPTTEPETRVYTAQEQANIDHVRTMIREVLDALDPDAVDRFIVPDYIQHNQMVGQGTEPLKQFLREAKVHSPEPCHDIKRIFADGDHVIAHYHLRRWPGDTGYAIMDIFRLENTMVVEHWDVMMEVPVDSPNPIGPF; encoded by the coding sequence TTGCACCCGACGACAGAGCCCGAGACGCGCGTCTATACCGCGCAGGAACAGGCGAACATCGACCACGTACGCACGATGATCCGCGAGGTGCTCGACGCGCTCGATCCCGATGCGGTCGACCGGTTCATCGTGCCCGACTACATCCAGCACAACCAGATGGTGGGGCAGGGCACCGAGCCGCTCAAGCAGTTCCTGCGCGAGGCCAAGGTCCATTCGCCCGAGCCGTGCCATGACATCAAGCGCATCTTTGCCGATGGCGACCACGTCATTGCGCACTACCACCTGCGCCGCTGGCCGGGGGATACGGGCTACGCGATCATGGATATCTTCCGGCTCGAGAACACGATGGTGGTCGAGCACTGGGACGTGATGATGGAAGTCCCGGTGGACAGCCCCAACCCAATCGGACCGTTCTGA